In Nitrospirota bacterium, a genomic segment contains:
- the bioB gene encoding biotin synthase BioB: MEKRVLHGDSLTKEDANYLISISDSNILDLFSSANRIRNYFKANRVELCSIVNAKSGGCSEDCDFCAQSSKSTAKIKVYPLLSKRTVLQLATEAKLSGVKRFSLVISGRKILKKDLSNIAVMISEIKALNLLPCASLGFLTKKELLMLKDAGLERYHHNLETSERFFPQICRTHGYKEKLETIQVAKSANLSVCSGGIFGMGETWDDRIDMAFNLKKLDIDSIPINFLIPIKGTPLGKRKYLHPFEALKIVSLYRFILPHKEIRICGGRMQILGEFNSLVFFAGADSLMTGNYLTTSGRMPEEDIKLIKKCGLVLNNADIARKFL; this comes from the coding sequence ATTGAAAAACGAGTTCTTCACGGTGATTCTTTAACAAAGGAAGATGCAAACTACTTAATCAGTATTTCAGATTCAAATATTTTAGACCTATTTTCTTCTGCGAATAGAATAAGAAATTATTTCAAAGCTAATAGGGTTGAATTGTGTTCTATTGTTAATGCAAAATCAGGCGGTTGTAGCGAAGACTGTGATTTCTGCGCGCAGTCCTCAAAAAGTACAGCAAAGATAAAAGTCTACCCACTTCTCAGTAAAAGGACTGTTCTTCAGTTAGCTACTGAAGCAAAGCTATCTGGTGTAAAAAGGTTTTCATTAGTTATCAGTGGAAGAAAAATATTAAAGAAAGACCTTTCAAATATAGCTGTTATGATTTCTGAAATCAAAGCCCTTAACCTTCTCCCCTGTGCAAGTCTCGGTTTTCTTACTAAAAAAGAACTTTTAATGTTAAAGGATGCTGGACTCGAGCGTTATCATCACAATCTTGAAACCTCTGAACGATTTTTTCCACAAATATGCAGGACACACGGGTATAAAGAAAAGCTCGAAACCATACAGGTAGCAAAGTCTGCTAACCTGTCTGTATGTTCAGGCGGTATATTTGGAATGGGCGAGACATGGGATGATAGAATTGATATGGCTTTTAACCTGAAGAAACTTGATATCGACTCTATCCCAATTAACTTTCTCATTCCTATTAAGGGTACACCTCTTGGTAAGAGAAAATATTTACACCCTTTTGAAGCACTGAAGATTGTCAGTCTTTATAGATTTATACTCCCACATAAAGAAATAAGAATCTGTGGTGGCAGAATGCAAATACTGGGGGAATTTAATTCTCTTGTCTTCTTTGCTGGAGCTGACAGCCTGATGACAGGTAATTATCTAACCACATCAGGAAGAATGCCTGAAGAAGATATTAAGCTAATAAAAAAATGTGGTCTTGTTCTTAATAATGCAGATATTGCTCGAAAATTTCTTTAA
- a CDS encoding bifunctional precorrin-2 dehydrogenase/sirohydrochlorin ferrochelatase — MIKKKTVVYYPVFLNLEKKKVVVCGGGHVAERKISFLLKTGAEVTVISPKITRRLEKIKSQKRLKHICRGYRRSDMKDAFLVIAATDNISVNERVAQDAQCLVNVVDAPDFCNFIVPSTVNRGLLKLAISTSGVSPALAKTIRIELEDQYGVEFSKFLEFLQNIRAKAMKFINDRKKRRQFLEYIGSRVMVDILRQKGVMEAKKVITLLLKKYIRKEYN, encoded by the coding sequence GTGATTAAAAAAAAGACAGTGGTTTATTATCCTGTATTCCTAAACCTCGAGAAAAAAAAAGTTGTTGTATGTGGTGGTGGTCATGTTGCTGAGCGGAAAATAAGTTTTCTCTTAAAAACAGGAGCAGAAGTGACCGTGATAAGCCCAAAAATTACCCGGAGGCTGGAGAAAATAAAATCACAAAAGAGGTTAAAACATATTTGCCGAGGATACCGTAGAAGTGATATGAAAGATGCATTTCTGGTGATTGCTGCAACAGACAATATTTCAGTAAACGAACGGGTTGCTCAAGATGCTCAATGTCTTGTGAATGTTGTTGATGCTCCTGATTTTTGTAATTTTATTGTGCCTTCTACTGTAAATCGTGGGTTGTTAAAATTAGCTATATCTACAAGCGGAGTCAGTCCTGCACTTGCAAAGACTATTCGAATTGAACTCGAAGATCAGTATGGAGTAGAGTTTTCTAAGTTTCTGGAGTTTTTACAGAATATTCGCGCAAAAGCAATGAAGTTTATAAATGACAGGAAGAAGAGGAGGCAATTTTTAGAATATATAGGATCACGCGTGATGGTTGATATTTTAAGACAAAAAGGCGTGATGGAGGCAAAGAAAGTTATCACCCTATTATTGAAAAAATATATAAGAAAAGAATATAATTAA
- a CDS encoding zinc ribbon domain-containing protein translates to MPIYEYKCTSCGEDFEKLIFGNQEVSCPKCSSKKVKKKFSVFNASGTEKPLAGTSSCTSCTKGTCSTCH, encoded by the coding sequence ATGCCTATTTATGAATATAAATGTACAAGTTGTGGGGAAGATTTCGAAAAGCTTATATTCGGAAATCAGGAAGTTTCTTGTCCAAAGTGTAGTTCAAAAAAGGTAAAAAAGAAATTTTCAGTATTCAATGCTTCAGGTACTGAAAAACCTTTAGCTGGAACTTCTTCATGCACCTCCTGCACAAAAGGCACATGCAGTACCTGCCACTAA
- a CDS encoding LysR family transcriptional regulator — protein sequence MDIHQLRVFTLVYKNNSFSRASKELYLTQPTISSHIKGLEDELGCKLFDRLGRSIIPTKEAEVLYTHSLEIIAKAESLKEEILKIRKDLSGKLIIGASTIPGVYLIPRMMSAFQKKYPAISFQILISDSKGIIENILKHSLLLGIVGARLDNEDVDYVPFIEDELIAVSAPSFTKNLEMTLKELVQMPMVFREEGSGTRQVTEKFLESAGIDTDSLQIASIFGSTDAVKQAVKAGLGITIISRFSVSDELEHNILKEIKISDIQMNRRFYIVTHRKRTLPRIYNAFFEYILDEYKKFRITTKNNLIKSSS from the coding sequence ATGGATATACATCAATTACGAGTATTTACCTTAGTATATAAAAATAATAGCTTTTCGAGAGCATCTAAAGAGCTTTATCTTACTCAGCCCACTATCAGTAGCCATATTAAAGGATTGGAAGATGAACTTGGATGTAAACTCTTTGACAGATTAGGAAGGAGTATTATCCCAACAAAAGAGGCGGAAGTTTTATATACCCATTCGTTAGAGATTATTGCAAAAGCTGAATCCCTGAAGGAAGAAATACTGAAAATAAGAAAAGACCTTTCAGGTAAATTGATTATAGGAGCTAGCACTATCCCTGGAGTATACTTGATACCTCGCATGATGTCAGCTTTTCAGAAGAAATATCCAGCTATTTCATTTCAGATTCTAATATCTGATTCAAAGGGTATTATTGAAAACATCTTAAAGCATTCATTGCTCCTTGGAATAGTTGGAGCAAGACTTGACAATGAAGATGTAGATTATGTTCCTTTTATTGAAGATGAGCTAATTGCTGTCTCTGCACCTTCCTTTACAAAGAATTTGGAGATGACCTTAAAAGAGTTGGTCCAGATGCCAATGGTATTCAGAGAGGAGGGTTCAGGGACAAGACAAGTTACTGAGAAATTCCTGGAAAGTGCCGGGATAGATACTGATAGCCTCCAGATAGCGAGTATTTTTGGTTCTACTGATGCTGTTAAACAGGCAGTTAAGGCGGGACTTGGTATTACAATTATATCAAGATTTTCAGTTTCTGATGAATTGGAACATAATATTTTGAAAGAAATAAAAATTTCGGATATTCAAATGAATCGAAGATTTTACATTGTTACCCACAGAAAGAGAACACTTCCCAGAATTTATAACGCATTCTTTGAATATATCCTCGATGAATACAAGAAATTCCGTATAACAACAAAAAATAATTTAATAAAATCATCGAGTTAA
- a CDS encoding HAD-IA family hydrolase: MKISLIIFDLDGTLVDTSRDIMHALNYAIRPFSNKILTVEETIGLIGEGVTRLVEKVMDGSDLMMWDEVIERFLLYYELHIADQSIIYPGVKETLTELRDYKMAVISNKRENLSKKLLDQVNLLHYFDLVVGSDTTPERKPSPVPVIYSYKNLGFKKEETVIVGDSNYDIEAGKGAGVKTIAVTYGYKDRIYLLNADYLIDKFDDLLPVIDRISYKLI; encoded by the coding sequence ATGAAGATATCTTTGATCATTTTTGATTTAGACGGCACTCTTGTTGATACGAGCAGAGATATTATGCATGCTTTAAATTATGCTATAAGACCTTTTAGCAATAAAATCTTAACTGTTGAAGAGACCATCGGTCTGATAGGGGAAGGTGTAACGAGGCTTGTAGAAAAGGTAATGGATGGTTCAGATTTAATGATGTGGGATGAGGTGATTGAACGATTTCTTTTATATTATGAGTTACATATTGCAGACCAATCAATAATATATCCTGGGGTAAAGGAGACACTAACAGAACTCAGAGATTATAAAATGGCGGTTATATCCAATAAAAGGGAAAATCTTTCAAAAAAGCTTTTGGATCAGGTAAATCTACTTCACTATTTTGATCTTGTAGTTGGTAGTGACACAACACCCGAGAGAAAACCTTCTCCTGTTCCTGTTATTTATTCATATAAAAATCTTGGTTTCAAAAAGGAAGAAACAGTCATAGTTGGAGACAGTAATTATGATATTGAGGCTGGGAAAGGAGCAGGTGTAAAAACTATTGCTGTTACCTATGGATACAAGGATAGAATATACCTTCTTAATGCTGATTATTTAATTGATAAATTTGATGATTTGTTGCCTGTTATTGACAGAATTTCTTATAAACTCATATAA
- a CDS encoding (Fe-S)-binding protein: MEDSIYLEKLSKCIRCGSCKAYCPTYDEVSSEAMSARGRLVLLWMLASGQLETSSLLNDRIFSCTLCGKCISLCPLEIDIKEVIYHGRKILRKTDKKRKLLRFFLNLFTKNSNLSFNMLNSTKHILLPYLKKKVIPFPFELPEHTLKGSLHVITVPKKRGRVAVFTGCAVNFLLPHIGESLINVLHELGYEVILPAGEVCCGSPLRAVGLEEEAIKLARKNKDLYKRLNVEAVLSLCPTCTLSLKEEYPKMIGEGIDAIDISLFLSNKIDYFLTKHPKPKFKSAIYHDPCHLKYGLGIEKEPREILKNIGIDLIPHKSDRCCGFAGTFCFSFREISEALLNNCIKEYSSSGAEMIVTSCPGCIIQLAKGFKNKPVIHIIEVIEEAIFQLVSK; the protein is encoded by the coding sequence ATGGAAGATTCAATTTATCTTGAAAAGCTTTCAAAGTGTATACGCTGTGGAAGCTGTAAGGCCTATTGCCCTACATATGATGAAGTTTCATCAGAGGCAATGAGTGCAAGGGGAAGGCTTGTTCTGCTATGGATGCTTGCATCAGGCCAGTTAGAAACTTCTTCCCTTTTAAATGATCGGATATTCAGTTGCACATTATGTGGAAAATGCATAAGTCTCTGTCCTCTTGAAATTGATATCAAAGAAGTTATCTATCATGGCAGAAAGATTCTCAGAAAAACTGATAAAAAGAGAAAGCTTCTTCGGTTTTTTCTGAATCTGTTCACAAAAAATTCCAACCTGAGTTTTAATATGCTCAATTCAACCAAGCACATCCTTCTACCCTATCTCAAAAAAAAGGTAATTCCTTTTCCCTTTGAACTTCCTGAACATACATTGAAGGGCAGTCTACATGTAATAACTGTTCCTAAAAAGAGAGGTCGTGTAGCTGTATTCACAGGTTGTGCTGTTAATTTCTTGCTTCCTCATATCGGAGAATCCCTTATTAATGTCCTGCACGAGCTTGGATATGAGGTTATTTTACCTGCAGGTGAAGTCTGCTGTGGTTCGCCATTAAGAGCAGTCGGCCTTGAAGAAGAGGCTATCAAGCTTGCCCGTAAAAATAAAGACCTTTATAAAAGACTGAATGTTGAGGCAGTCTTAAGTCTTTGTCCAACATGTACTTTATCACTTAAAGAAGAGTATCCAAAAATGATTGGAGAAGGAATCGATGCAATTGACATATCACTTTTCTTATCTAATAAGATTGATTACTTTCTAACAAAGCATCCGAAACCTAAATTTAAGTCGGCAATTTATCATGATCCATGCCACCTGAAATATGGGCTTGGGATCGAAAAGGAGCCGAGGGAGATTCTTAAAAATATCGGAATAGATTTGATCCCTCATAAAAGTGATAGATGCTGTGGCTTTGCAGGGACTTTCTGTTTTTCTTTTCGTGAGATTTCAGAGGCTCTTCTGAATAACTGTATTAAGGAATACTCTTCTTCTGGAGCAGAAATGATCGTTACCTCATGTCCTGGCTGTATTATCCAGCTTGCGAAGGGTTTTAAAAATAAACCCGTTATACACATAATCGAAGTGATCGAAGAGGCAATATTTCAGTTAGTATCTAAATAA
- the larE gene encoding ATP-dependent sacrificial sulfur transferase LarE produces MSKKLKHLINILKNMKSAVLAYSGGVDSTFLLKAMQLADIKTLAITAVSKIRSPEDILNARRFAEAAKVEHLEINTDELSIEEFVENTPKRCFICKDLLFKKLSDIAKTYNYMFILEASNQDDLKDYRPGRLAAEKYGIRSPLIEAEFSKKEIRAHSKKLGLSTWNLPSSSCLATRFPYYQRITTESLRKVLEAEDFLKSLGFQEIRLREHGNIARIEVSVKKFQLFLSPQKRTLITKTLKSLGYSYITFDLDGYQSGSMNRNLKK; encoded by the coding sequence ATGTCAAAAAAATTAAAACATCTTATTAATATTTTAAAAAACATGAAAAGTGCTGTGCTTGCTTATTCAGGGGGTGTTGACAGCACATTTCTTTTAAAGGCTATGCAACTTGCTGATATCAAAACCCTTGCCATTACAGCTGTTTCTAAAATTAGATCTCCTGAAGATATCTTGAATGCAAGAAGATTTGCAGAAGCTGCTAAAGTTGAACATTTAGAAATAAATACCGATGAGCTTTCTATTGAAGAATTTGTAGAAAATACTCCTAAAAGATGTTTTATCTGTAAGGATCTACTTTTTAAAAAGTTATCGGATATTGCTAAAACATATAATTACATGTTTATACTCGAGGCAAGTAATCAGGACGACCTTAAAGATTACAGACCCGGCAGATTAGCAGCAGAAAAATATGGGATACGAAGCCCTCTAATTGAAGCTGAATTTTCAAAAAAAGAAATCAGAGCACATTCAAAAAAATTAGGACTTTCAACATGGAATTTGCCTTCTTCTTCCTGTCTTGCAACAAGGTTTCCTTATTATCAGAGAATTACTACCGAATCACTCAGAAAAGTGCTTGAGGCTGAAGACTTTCTCAAATCCCTTGGATTTCAGGAAATACGACTGAGAGAGCATGGCAATATTGCAAGAATAGAAGTTTCAGTAAAGAAATTCCAGCTATTCTTAAGTCCTCAGAAAAGAACCCTTATTACAAAAACCCTTAAATCTCTCGGCTATTCCTATATAACTTTTGACCTTGATGGCTATCAAAGTGGTAGCATGAACAGAAATCTCAAGAAATAG
- a CDS encoding Rne/Rng family ribonuclease, with amino-acid sequence MENEILINATRDEIRVGLLEGGQVVEFYVERKRDASLVGNIYKGRVVKILPGMQSAFVDIGLEKAAFLYVTDIHAGLEDFASFLDEEEKVNSIEIFSRKGRPDLTIEELIQEGQEILVQVSKDPIGSKGARVTSYVTLPGRYLVLMPNVEHIGISRRISDEFERLRLRTIVENLKMKGFGLIIRTASEGSVEEDLKKDLDFLLMLWENIQKKKDRVSAPTLLYSDLDLVFRSVRDLMIQDVKRLVVDSEEEYERIKDFVKTYSEKLLGKIELYEGTEPLFEAFGIELDTQRALGRKVWLKSGGYIVIDQTEAMTVIDVNTGKFVGKEELEDTILKTNLEAVKEIAYQIRLRNLGGIIIVDFIDMERYENRERVFNAFTEAMKKDRAKNTISHISDLGLIQMTRKRVRESLGRTLCETCPYCEGKGFVKSPRTLCYEIFRKVIRLARHSAERIIVTAHPSVAELLSDEERAGIEDIETRYGVKVTIRESRTLHQENYEVTVL; translated from the coding sequence ATGGAAAACGAAATACTTATTAATGCAACGCGTGATGAAATTAGAGTCGGCCTTCTCGAAGGAGGACAGGTAGTTGAATTCTATGTTGAGAGAAAACGTGATGCGAGCCTTGTGGGTAATATCTATAAAGGCAGAGTCGTAAAAATCCTTCCAGGGATGCAGTCTGCCTTTGTGGATATCGGGCTTGAAAAAGCAGCTTTCCTCTATGTTACAGACATCCACGCTGGGCTTGAAGATTTTGCATCGTTTCTTGATGAAGAGGAAAAGGTAAATTCTATCGAGATATTCTCACGCAAAGGAAGACCTGACCTTACTATCGAAGAGCTGATTCAGGAAGGACAGGAAATCCTTGTTCAAGTATCTAAAGACCCTATTGGTAGTAAAGGGGCAAGGGTAACCTCATACGTTACACTTCCTGGACGTTATCTTGTTCTTATGCCGAATGTTGAGCATATTGGCATATCGAGAAGAATATCTGACGAATTCGAACGTTTGAGACTCCGAACAATTGTCGAGAATCTAAAAATGAAGGGCTTTGGACTGATCATAAGGACAGCAAGCGAGGGATCCGTTGAAGAAGATTTAAAAAAAGATCTGGATTTCCTTTTAATGCTATGGGAAAACATTCAGAAAAAGAAAGACAGGGTTTCTGCCCCAACTCTTTTATACAGCGACCTCGACCTTGTATTCAGGAGTGTAAGAGACTTAATGATACAGGATGTAAAAAGACTTGTTGTTGATTCAGAAGAGGAATATGAACGAATTAAGGATTTTGTGAAAACATATTCAGAAAAGCTTCTTGGCAAAATAGAGTTGTATGAAGGAACAGAGCCACTTTTTGAAGCTTTTGGAATCGAGCTTGACACTCAACGTGCTCTTGGCAGAAAGGTGTGGCTAAAATCAGGTGGGTATATTGTAATTGACCAGACTGAAGCAATGACTGTTATTGATGTTAATACTGGAAAGTTTGTAGGAAAAGAAGAGCTTGAAGATACTATTTTGAAAACTAATCTTGAGGCCGTTAAAGAAATCGCTTATCAAATCAGACTCAGAAACCTTGGTGGCATTATCATAGTTGATTTTATAGACATGGAAAGGTATGAAAACAGGGAAAGAGTTTTTAACGCCTTCACTGAAGCAATGAAAAAAGACCGGGCAAAAAATACCATTTCACATATATCAGATCTTGGTTTAATTCAGATGACAAGAAAACGAGTCAGGGAGAGTCTGGGTAGAACTCTATGCGAAACATGCCCTTACTGTGAAGGTAAGGGATTTGTGAAGTCTCCGAGAACTCTGTGTTATGAAATTTTCAGAAAGGTCATAAGACTTGCCCGGCACAGTGCAGAAAGAATTATTGTAACAGCACACCCATCAGTTGCAGAACTCCTCTCTGATGAAGAACGTGCTGGAATCGAAGACATTGAAACACGATATGGTGTTAAAGTTACCATAAGAGAAAGCCGCACCCTACATCAGGAAAATTATGAAGTGACCGTATTGTAA
- a CDS encoding outer membrane protein assembly factor BamD, with protein MNCLKRINIILFVLIFIIISCSGKSSVKPPEKFDAEKSFETANELLEKKDYEKSRTIFLEIKNRDFTKKFAPLAQLRIADSYVKEEEFELAVTEYKRFLETYPDHQYAPYAQYQIATVYFNQIEGPERGYGGAAKALEEFEKLKKIFPRNPYKDIIEVRIEQCRNIIAEYEYLVGEFYYKKGSYNAAIGRFEELLKKYPDYKKLSDVLYYTGMAYKKLNQREMASEYFRRLIDTYPESKFASDVKKEIDTLKSD; from the coding sequence ATGAATTGCCTGAAAAGAATAAATATTATTTTGTTTGTTTTAATTTTCATCATAATATCCTGTTCGGGTAAGTCTTCTGTTAAACCTCCTGAGAAATTTGACGCTGAGAAATCATTCGAAACAGCCAATGAGCTACTCGAAAAAAAAGATTATGAAAAATCGCGGACAATTTTTCTTGAAATCAAGAACAGAGACTTTACAAAGAAATTTGCTCCCTTAGCACAACTCAGAATTGCAGACTCTTATGTTAAAGAGGAAGAGTTTGAACTTGCGGTTACTGAATATAAAAGATTTCTTGAAACCTATCCAGATCATCAGTATGCTCCTTATGCTCAGTACCAGATTGCTACTGTGTATTTTAACCAGATAGAGGGTCCTGAAAGAGGTTATGGCGGAGCAGCTAAGGCACTTGAAGAATTTGAGAAATTGAAAAAAATATTTCCAAGGAATCCATATAAGGATATTATCGAAGTAAGAATCGAACAGTGCAGAAATATCATTGCTGAATACGAATATCTTGTCGGTGAATTTTATTACAAAAAAGGTTCTTATAATGCTGCGATTGGCAGATTTGAAGAATTATTGAAAAAATATCCGGATTATAAAAAATTGTCTGATGTGCTCTACTATACTGGAATGGCATATAAAAAGCTTAATCAGAGGGAAATGGCTTCAGAGTATTTTAGACGTCTCATTGACACTTACCCAGAAAGCAAATTTGCTTCAGATGTAAAGAAAGAAATAGATACCTTAAAAAGTGATTAA
- a CDS encoding TIGR03960 family B12-binding radical SAM protein: MNLISIQKPSRYINKEINAIYKKAPVKVALAFPDIYEIGMSHLGLKILYKIINDLPFASAERVFSPWIDLEAQMKSGNIILESLEFNRPLREFDIIGFSLQYELSFTTVLNILSLGGVPLRTEDRVEHLFPLVIAGGPCTVNPFPMSPFIDAFLIGDGEDAIKEILNIYYLWKSEGDGKKESLFYALSNIEGIYVPAIHKTPLNIFNKSTKKEYLIKRRFIQNLDDAPYPENPVIPYTAIIHDRINIEVSRGCSMGCRFCQAGIIYRPVRERSPDKVLDLAKKNLKNTGYDEVSFTSLSAGDYSCLLQIVKNFNNLFHKKRISLSLPSLRVASINRNILKEIRTVRKTGFTIAPEAGTHRLRNVINKDFSDSDYENALKILFEEGWHKLKLYFMIGLPTETTKDIEGIIQMVMLALKIAKQNTKRRVNINIGISPFVPKAHTPFQWYGQNPINEMEEKKGYITKKLSKKGVYIKTHNLNMSLLEAAFSRGDAKLSSLIEIAWSLGCRLDGWSEVFDFDKWKEAMNRTGLDVEEYAKKTYTFTDTLPWEKIDTGVTKEFLWKEYQKGLSGNITIDCRKVCHNCGLRCDQKLRRYENNNISYTTSQPLHFMPIRIRAEFSKTGLLKYLSHLEVMSVIIRALRRADVNLEYSKGYHPVPEISFGPPLAVGVAGLSEYFDMKVLQPFDLTTYKKNINAVLPEGIYIKDMAVIPFDTESLNSFIKRYEYEIKGLKLTNINKFLSEKEIFFKRNQKEVNLRNMLEEVKQINENTVSIILVDHEETKVRLSEILQVIMNTPFEELDITRISLYGWKSGWIKPLQKNSLQMVDYID, translated from the coding sequence GTGAATCTCATTTCGATACAAAAACCAAGCAGGTATATCAATAAAGAAATTAATGCAATTTACAAGAAAGCCCCTGTTAAGGTTGCCCTTGCATTCCCTGACATTTATGAAATAGGGATGTCTCATCTCGGGCTGAAAATTCTTTACAAAATTATCAATGACCTTCCTTTTGCCTCTGCAGAGAGGGTTTTTTCTCCATGGATTGATCTTGAAGCTCAAATGAAATCAGGCAATATAATACTTGAATCACTTGAGTTCAACCGTCCTTTGAGAGAATTTGATATTATTGGTTTCAGTCTTCAATACGAACTTTCATTTACAACTGTTCTTAATATACTTTCACTTGGTGGTGTTCCATTAAGAACTGAAGACCGTGTAGAGCATCTTTTTCCACTTGTTATTGCTGGTGGGCCATGCACTGTAAACCCCTTTCCAATGTCTCCTTTTATTGATGCCTTTTTAATAGGAGATGGTGAAGATGCGATAAAAGAAATACTAAATATATATTATTTATGGAAATCCGAAGGAGATGGTAAAAAAGAATCTCTCTTTTACGCTCTTTCAAATATTGAAGGTATATATGTGCCTGCTATTCATAAGACTCCCTTAAATATCTTTAATAAAAGTACAAAGAAAGAATATTTGATTAAAAGACGCTTCATTCAAAATCTTGATGATGCCCCCTATCCGGAAAATCCTGTCATCCCTTACACTGCAATTATACATGACAGAATTAACATCGAGGTTTCAAGAGGCTGTTCAATGGGTTGTAGATTCTGTCAGGCAGGCATAATATACAGGCCAGTTCGTGAAAGAAGTCCTGATAAAGTTCTGGATTTAGCCAAAAAAAATCTTAAAAATACAGGTTATGATGAAGTCTCATTCACGTCTCTAAGTGCTGGGGACTATAGCTGCCTTTTACAGATTGTGAAAAACTTCAATAATCTATTTCATAAAAAAAGAATCTCTTTATCTCTTCCATCCCTCAGGGTCGCATCGATAAATCGCAATATTTTAAAGGAGATCAGGACTGTCAGAAAAACTGGCTTTACTATCGCACCAGAAGCAGGAACTCATAGACTGAGAAATGTAATAAACAAAGATTTTTCTGATTCTGATTATGAAAACGCTTTAAAAATACTTTTTGAAGAAGGGTGGCATAAACTTAAACTTTACTTCATGATAGGACTCCCAACAGAGACGACAAAAGATATTGAAGGAATTATTCAGATGGTTATGCTCGCTTTGAAAATTGCAAAACAGAATACAAAACGGCGTGTAAATATTAATATCGGTATATCTCCATTCGTTCCAAAAGCACATACACCTTTCCAGTGGTATGGACAGAATCCTATAAATGAGATGGAAGAGAAAAAAGGCTATATCACAAAAAAACTATCGAAAAAAGGGGTTTATATAAAAACACATAACTTAAATATGAGTTTATTAGAAGCTGCGTTTTCACGAGGTGATGCAAAACTCTCATCTCTCATTGAAATTGCCTGGTCACTCGGTTGCAGGCTCGACGGCTGGTCAGAAGTTTTCGACTTTGATAAATGGAAAGAAGCCATGAATCGAACTGGCTTAGATGTGGAAGAATATGCAAAAAAAACTTATACCTTTACTGATACCCTGCCTTGGGAGAAGATAGATACCGGAGTTACAAAAGAATTTCTATGGAAAGAATATCAGAAGGGATTATCAGGAAACATAACAATTGATTGCAGAAAAGTCTGTCATAACTGCGGACTCCGTTGCGATCAGAAATTAAGAAGATACGAAAATAATAATATAAGTTATACAACTTCTCAACCTCTTCATTTCATGCCAATAAGGATAAGGGCTGAATTTTCAAAAACAGGTTTATTGAAATATCTTTCGCATCTTGAGGTTATGTCAGTAATAATTCGCGCTCTCAGAAGGGCAGATGTTAACCTTGAGTATTCTAAAGGATATCACCCGGTTCCAGAGATATCTTTTGGTCCACCACTTGCTGTAGGTGTTGCAGGACTGTCTGAATATTTTGATATGAAAGTATTACAGCCTTTTGATCTCACAACTTATAAAAAAAATATTAATGCCGTTTTGCCTGAAGGTATATATATTAAGGATATGGCTGTTATACCTTTTGATACAGAGTCACTTAATAGTTTCATTAAAAGATATGAATATGAGATAAAAGGGCTGAAATTAACAAATATAAATAAGTTTTTATCAGAAAAAGAGATTTTTTTTAAAAGGAACCAGAAAGAAGTCAATCTCAGGAATATGTTGGAAGAAGTAAAACAAATTAATGAAAATACAGTATCAATTATTCTGGTAGATCATGAAGAAACGAAAGTAAGACTTAGCGAGATACTTCAAGTCATTATGAATACTCCATTTGAAGAACTTGACATTACACGTATATCACTATATGGTTGGAAAAGTGGTTGGATTAAACCTCTTCAAAAAAACAGCCTCCAGATGGTAGATTATATTGATTGA